The Collimonas fungivorans Ter331 genome has a segment encoding these proteins:
- a CDS encoding Hcp family type VI secretion system effector, whose protein sequence is MAIDVYLQIDGIKGESTDSAHKDWIECKSVQWEVLQPKSATASTGGGHTAERCEHKDIVVTKIADLATPLLLQNCSSGKTIPKAKFEFLRADGKGDRIKYFEIELVNLLISDVTPSVQEGDVLSESISLKYSQVKWKYTQQKIGGGSGGNTSGGWDLSTNKVV, encoded by the coding sequence ATGGCAATTGACGTTTATCTGCAAATCGACGGCATCAAGGGCGAGTCGACCGACAGTGCGCACAAGGACTGGATCGAGTGCAAATCGGTGCAATGGGAAGTGCTGCAGCCAAAGTCGGCGACTGCATCCACCGGCGGCGGCCACACAGCCGAGCGTTGCGAACACAAGGACATCGTCGTGACCAAGATCGCCGATCTGGCTACGCCGCTGCTGCTGCAGAACTGCTCATCGGGTAAGACCATCCCGAAAGCCAAGTTCGAATTCCTGCGCGCCGACGGCAAGGGCGACCGCATCAAGTATTTCGAAATCGAGCTGGTCAACCTGCTGATTTCCGACGTCACGCCATCGGTCCAGGAAGGCGACGTGCTGAGCGAAAGCATCAGCCTGAAGTACTCCCAGGTCAAATGGAAGTACACACAGCAAAAAATCGGCGGCGGTTCGGGCGGCAATACTTCCGGCGGCTGGGATCTGTCGACCAACAAGGTCGTGTAA
- the tssC gene encoding type VI secretion system contractile sheath large subunit, translating to MSFQHNSAPAAGAAAEESGLLDQIVEQSKVAKSGAEHDRAKDIISELVNQVMQGTVVVSANLSATIDARVAELDRLISAQVSAVIHAPEFQKLESSWTGLHYLVFNSTTSQNLKIKVLNATKRELVKDFQSALEFDQSAIFKKVYEEEFGTFGGAPFGSLLGDFEITRQPEDMYFVEQMSHIAAAAHAPFISSASPELFGLETYSELGKPRDLAKVFETVEYAKWKSFRESEDSRYVGLTLPRFLGRLPFNPKDGQTVEGFNFVEDVDGTDHSKYLWCNAAYAFGTKLTKAFEDFGWCAAIRGVEGGGLVEDLPTHTFKTDEGEVALKCPTEIAITDRREKELSDLGFISLVHCKNTDYAAFFGAQSTQKAKKYNTDSANANSVLSAQLQYIFAVSRIAHYMKSMMRDKIGSFASAGNVEDFLNRWLTQYVLLDDNASQEAKAQFPLREASVQVSEVPGRPGVYRAVSFLRPHFQLDELSVSLRLVAELPASTKS from the coding sequence ATGTCCTTTCAGCATAATTCTGCGCCAGCCGCAGGGGCGGCCGCAGAAGAATCCGGTTTGCTCGACCAGATCGTAGAACAGAGCAAAGTCGCCAAGTCCGGCGCCGAGCACGACCGCGCCAAAGACATCATTTCGGAACTGGTGAACCAGGTCATGCAAGGCACCGTGGTGGTGTCGGCCAACCTGTCGGCCACCATCGACGCCCGCGTGGCCGAGCTGGACCGCCTGATTTCCGCCCAGGTCAGCGCCGTGATCCATGCGCCTGAATTCCAGAAACTGGAAAGCAGCTGGACCGGCCTGCACTACCTGGTGTTCAACTCGACCACCAGCCAGAACCTCAAGATCAAGGTCTTGAACGCCACCAAGCGGGAATTGGTCAAGGACTTCCAGAGCGCCCTCGAGTTCGACCAGAGCGCAATCTTCAAGAAAGTCTATGAAGAAGAGTTCGGCACTTTCGGCGGTGCGCCGTTCGGCTCCCTGCTGGGCGATTTCGAAATCACCCGGCAGCCGGAAGACATGTATTTCGTCGAACAGATGTCGCATATCGCAGCGGCTGCCCATGCACCGTTCATCAGCTCGGCCTCGCCTGAGCTGTTCGGCCTGGAAACCTACAGCGAACTCGGCAAGCCGCGCGACTTGGCCAAGGTGTTCGAGACCGTCGAATACGCCAAATGGAAGTCTTTCCGCGAATCCGAAGATTCACGTTATGTCGGCCTGACCCTGCCGCGCTTCCTGGGCCGCCTGCCGTTCAATCCGAAGGATGGCCAGACAGTCGAAGGCTTCAACTTTGTCGAAGATGTCGACGGCACCGATCACTCCAAGTACCTCTGGTGTAACGCAGCGTATGCCTTCGGCACCAAGCTGACCAAGGCATTTGAAGATTTCGGCTGGTGCGCGGCGATCCGCGGCGTCGAAGGCGGCGGCCTGGTGGAAGACTTGCCGACCCACACCTTCAAGACCGACGAAGGCGAAGTCGCGCTCAAGTGCCCGACCGAAATCGCGATTACCGACCGCCGCGAAAAAGAACTGAGCGACCTCGGCTTCATCTCGCTGGTGCATTGCAAGAACACCGATTACGCCGCCTTCTTCGGCGCGCAGTCGACGCAAAAAGCCAAGAAATACAATACCGATTCGGCCAACGCCAATTCTGTGCTGTCAGCCCAGCTGCAGTACATTTTTGCCGTATCGCGTATTGCGCATTACATGAAATCGATGATGCGCGACAAGATCGGCAGCTTTGCTTCGGCAGGCAACGTGGAGGATTTTCTCAACCGTTGGCTGACCCAGTATGTGCTGCTTGATGACAATGCCAGCCAAGAAGCCAAAGCGCAATTTCCCTTGCGCGAAGCCTCGGTGCAGGTATCCGAAGTACCGGGACGTCCGGGCGTCTACCGTGCAGTGTCCTTCCTGCGCCCGCACTTCCAGCTTGACGAACTTTCAGTTTCACTGCGCTTGGTTGCAGAATTACCAGCGTCAACCAAGTCTTAA
- the tssB gene encoding type VI secretion system contractile sheath small subunit has product MAKKESTQKRLQKVRPPRVQMTYDVEIGDAIEQKELPFVMGVIGDFSGKSEVAQTKLKDRKFVNIDNDNFDEVMKGVEPRAAFRVPNHLSDAGGEFGVDLKFKSIDDFRPEAVVQQIEPLKQLLEARTKLADLRNKLAGNDKLEDILNDVLNSTEKLAALSKQTKKQGD; this is encoded by the coding sequence ATGGCTAAAAAAGAGAGTACTCAAAAACGTTTGCAGAAAGTCCGTCCACCACGGGTGCAAATGACATACGACGTTGAAATCGGCGACGCCATCGAGCAAAAGGAATTGCCGTTCGTGATGGGCGTGATCGGCGATTTCAGCGGCAAGTCCGAAGTGGCCCAGACCAAGCTGAAGGACCGCAAGTTCGTCAATATCGACAACGACAACTTCGATGAAGTGATGAAGGGCGTCGAGCCGAGAGCTGCGTTCCGCGTGCCGAATCATTTGAGCGACGCCGGCGGCGAGTTCGGGGTCGACTTGAAGTTCAAGTCGATCGACGATTTCCGCCCGGAAGCGGTAGTCCAGCAGATCGAGCCGCTCAAGCAGCTGCTCGAAGCCCGCACCAAACTGGCCGACCTGCGCAACAAGCTGGCCGGCAACGACAAGCTGGAAGATATCCTCAACGATGTGCTCAACAGCACCGAAAAGCTGGCGGCGTTAAGCAAGCAAACCAAGAAGCAAGGAGACTGA
- a CDS encoding tetratricopeptide repeat protein, with translation MSQWKSKFIYGVALACLVSACATPPAVDPAAKLDSIVAEADAAQKAGQTDKAVKLLKDATSAFPADKTPWVRLAQIRFDGENYGDAISYALEGLQRDPKDKVANSIVAVGGLRLSTKALNDLRTQNDLNGNVRTEAQGLAKILRESLGETVLVPPRPKAVARPAPAAAAAAAKKGAVPAKPGTPEPSGDGANPFGSLQ, from the coding sequence ATGAGTCAATGGAAAAGCAAATTTATCTACGGCGTGGCATTGGCGTGTCTGGTGAGCGCCTGCGCAACCCCACCTGCGGTTGATCCCGCAGCCAAACTGGATTCTATAGTGGCTGAAGCCGACGCCGCACAAAAAGCCGGGCAGACCGACAAAGCCGTCAAATTACTGAAAGACGCGACCAGCGCGTTTCCTGCAGACAAGACTCCATGGGTGCGCTTGGCGCAGATCCGTTTCGATGGGGAAAACTATGGCGACGCCATTTCTTATGCGCTGGAAGGCTTGCAACGCGATCCGAAAGACAAGGTCGCCAACAGCATAGTCGCGGTCGGCGGCCTGCGCTTGTCGACCAAGGCTCTGAACGATTTACGCACACAAAACGATTTGAACGGCAATGTCCGCACCGAAGCACAGGGACTGGCCAAAATCCTGCGTGAAAGCCTGGGCGAGACGGTGTTGGTGCCGCCCCGTCCAAAAGCAGTAGCACGTCCGGCGCCGGCAGCAGCCGCAGCCGCCGCCAAAAAGGGTGCTGTCCCAGCCAAACCGGGCACGCCTGAACCTAGCGGCGATGGCGCCAATCCATTCGGATCGTTGCAGTAA
- the tssJ gene encoding type VI secretion system lipoprotein TssJ, translating to MRPLSLLVSLAAILSLAGCAAGAVSAIGSVASSVLQMSGITKPEVPDAQKPPRTIAIKLHAGSNLNADSSGTPLALVARVYKLRQNGAFQQATYDTFTNPQKEKDVLGADLIEVKEITLVPGQRYEVSEKVTREAGFVGIVALFRKPAAQRWKVTFPTEAAEKSGITVGANACALTVGTGVTVAETGAATKLLTPAPCG from the coding sequence ATGCGCCCCTTATCTCTCCTGGTTTCGCTGGCCGCAATACTGAGTTTGGCTGGTTGCGCCGCAGGCGCCGTTTCCGCGATCGGCTCTGTCGCCAGTTCTGTATTGCAGATGTCAGGCATCACCAAGCCAGAGGTTCCCGATGCTCAAAAACCGCCGCGCACCATAGCGATCAAGCTGCATGCAGGCAGCAATTTGAACGCCGACAGCTCCGGTACGCCGCTTGCCCTGGTCGCCAGAGTATATAAGTTACGACAAAATGGTGCTTTCCAACAGGCTACATACGATACATTTACCAATCCGCAGAAAGAAAAAGACGTATTGGGCGCCGATTTGATCGAAGTCAAGGAAATTACACTGGTTCCTGGACAACGTTATGAAGTCAGCGAAAAAGTCACCAGGGAAGCGGGTTTTGTCGGGATTGTGGCCTTGTTCCGCAAGCCCGCGGCACAACGCTGGAAGGTGACTTTCCCGACCGAGGCTGCGGAAAAATCAGGCATTACCGTTGGCGCCAACGCCTGTGCGCTGACAGTCGGCACCGGCGTCACGGTTGCGGAAACCGGCGCTGCGACTAAACTTTTAACCCCGGCCCCATGCGGCTAG
- the tssK gene encoding type VI secretion system baseplate subunit TssK encodes MNRTSKILWGEGLFLRPQHFQQQDRYHENRLHETTNALHPYAWGVMTVQLDRDALANNTLRLSELSVIFQDGEIYNAPGDDDLPEVVDLSDIPHAQQTITYYAALPYMKGFGGNFSPLGQTSNSTRYAQNNSATPDLFTQAAEAELTYLKKSVRMVSEVEPRDSLISFPLIKLRRISTGGFEPDPTFVAPSLTIRSAPALYIQLRRLMDALQAKVNALYGHHREPSKNVIEFRSGDISSFWLLHTASSAFAGLTHYFHNPAFHPERLYEQLLSLAGALMTFSKSYALSDLPVYQHQDPGPCFAKLDSIIRELLDTVISSRYFSIALSENKPSHHHGMLDSGKIDDKTAFYLAVNASMPAIELVDIVPLRFKIGAPDDVDKFVLSAMPGVKLSHSPQVPAALPVRPDTYYFALENKGALYDRMLQAQSISIYVPSGINDLKLELLAVTS; translated from the coding sequence GTGAATCGAACATCGAAAATTTTATGGGGCGAGGGCCTGTTTCTACGGCCCCAGCATTTCCAGCAGCAGGACCGGTATCACGAAAACCGCCTGCACGAAACCACCAACGCCTTGCATCCATATGCCTGGGGCGTGATGACGGTGCAGCTGGACCGCGATGCGCTGGCCAACAACACGCTGCGTTTATCCGAGCTGTCGGTGATTTTCCAGGACGGCGAGATTTACAACGCGCCTGGCGACGACGACCTGCCGGAAGTGGTCGACCTGAGCGATATCCCGCATGCGCAGCAAACCATTACTTATTACGCGGCGCTGCCGTACATGAAAGGCTTCGGCGGCAATTTCTCGCCGCTAGGCCAGACCAGCAACTCGACCCGTTACGCCCAGAACAATTCGGCCACGCCGGACCTGTTCACGCAAGCGGCGGAAGCCGAGCTGACCTATCTGAAAAAATCGGTGCGCATGGTGTCCGAAGTCGAGCCGCGCGATTCGCTGATCAGCTTCCCGCTGATCAAGCTGCGCCGCATTTCCACCGGCGGCTTCGAGCCGGATCCGACCTTCGTCGCGCCCAGCCTGACGATCCGCAGCGCACCGGCGCTGTATATCCAGCTGCGGCGCCTGATGGATGCGCTGCAGGCCAAGGTCAACGCCTTGTACGGCCATCATCGCGAGCCGAGCAAGAACGTCATCGAATTCCGTTCCGGCGATATTTCATCGTTCTGGCTGCTGCACACTGCTAGCTCGGCGTTCGCCGGACTGACGCATTATTTCCACAACCCGGCCTTCCATCCGGAGCGTTTGTACGAGCAGCTGCTGAGCCTGGCCGGCGCGCTGATGACGTTTTCCAAGAGTTATGCGCTGTCGGACCTGCCGGTGTACCAGCACCAGGATCCGGGGCCGTGTTTCGCCAAGCTCGACAGCATCATCCGCGAGCTGCTGGACACCGTGATTTCCTCGCGCTACTTCTCGATCGCGCTGTCGGAGAACAAGCCTTCGCACCACCACGGCATGCTCGACTCCGGCAAGATCGACGACAAGACCGCCTTCTACCTGGCGGTCAACGCCAGCATGCCGGCCATCGAACTGGTCGATATCGTGCCGCTGCGCTTCAAGATCGGCGCGCCGGACGACGTCGACAAGTTCGTGCTGTCGGCGATGCCGGGGGTCAAGCTGTCGCATTCGCCGCAAGTGCCGGCAGCCTTGCCGGTGCGGCCGGACACTTATTATTTTGCCTTGGAAAACAAGGGCGCCCTGTATGATCGTATGCTGCAGGCGCAGTCGATCTCGATTTATGTACCATCCGGCATCAACGACCTTAAACTTGAGCTCTTAGCGGTTACATCATGA
- the icmH gene encoding type IVB secretion system protein IcmH/DotU: MNRPSAPSLLGDSAGGQYVAADTSSANSLLDLMYDGFYALFLLKNRCAPTDEAGFTSKMQRFLSDFERGAKKLDVSAEDVHAAKYAFCAAVDENILHSQFNIRDTWARRPLQLILFGDQLAGEHFFTRLEDLRAKGAQHLQALEVFHMCLLLGFQGKYIIEGPEKLNYLTARLGDEIARMKGKSAGFAPHWERPDQISHKLRNEVPLWALCSVFALIGLGGYFALNTMLSRATASSISGYSDIVKLAPRASYLTITLP, from the coding sequence ATGAACAGACCATCAGCCCCATCCCTGCTCGGCGACAGCGCCGGCGGCCAATACGTAGCGGCGGACACCAGCTCGGCCAATTCATTGCTGGACCTGATGTACGACGGGTTCTACGCCTTGTTCCTGCTGAAAAACCGCTGTGCGCCTACCGACGAAGCCGGTTTCACGTCGAAGATGCAGCGCTTCCTCAGCGATTTCGAACGCGGCGCAAAAAAGCTGGATGTGTCGGCCGAAGACGTCCACGCTGCGAAGTACGCATTTTGCGCGGCGGTCGACGAGAACATCCTGCATTCGCAATTCAATATCCGCGATACCTGGGCGCGCCGGCCGCTGCAATTGATCCTGTTCGGCGACCAGCTCGCCGGTGAACATTTCTTCACCCGCCTGGAAGACCTGCGCGCCAAGGGCGCCCAGCACCTGCAGGCGCTGGAAGTGTTCCACATGTGCCTGCTGCTGGGCTTCCAGGGCAAGTACATTATCGAAGGCCCGGAAAAACTGAACTACCTGACGGCCCGCCTGGGCGATGAAATCGCACGCATGAAAGGCAAGAGCGCCGGCTTCGCGCCGCACTGGGAGCGGCCGGATCAGATCAGCCACAAGCTGCGCAACGAAGTGCCGCTGTGGGCGCTGTGTTCGGTATTCGCCCTGATCGGACTGGGCGGCTATTTTGCACTGAACACCATGCTATCGCGCGCCACCGCATCGAGCATCAGCGGTTACAGCGACATCGTCAAACTGGCGCCGCGTGCGTCCTATCTGACCATTACCCTGCCTTGA
- a CDS encoding type VI secretion system Vgr family protein, protein MSNILQSLQSLISGRQTNRILRLSFPHDDGPSAQLLVNKLDAVESLSRDFEFTVELLSDDASLALKDLQGKLFNVELVRADGSLRYFSGYCFEFRLVKTDGSISFYQAKLGPWLHYLRLRQDNYIFHGKTLREQTESIFSDYGTHPDWDVRVRGEDVAMTDACQFNESDFNYLHRRWEAAGWSYWYEHTDKGHKLILTDDTTQAAAIDNGPEIRFQRHGGAIEEDGIGDWSPVRQIVPGSVSLAGFNFKSPVPSNVGVPTLNKQGDVLNIESYEYTGTYGYKGSQDGDKQAQLRMEEIEAAGKHFEAKGNNRSVLPGRYFRLSNHFAFNPFGSHEEAGKSEFLILTVHHKATNNYLQQASDKADYSNALTCIRKTIPWRPGRGFNSTATRIQAPQTATVVGPSGQDSIYTDEYGRIRVQFHWDRIGNNDEKSSAWIRVASGWAGSELGAAAIPRVGSEVIVQWLDGNPDRPLITGSVYNQRNMPPWKLATQQSLMGLRSRELTPNGGNQAGGRSNHLILDDTNAKIQAQLKSDHQHSQLSLGNITRIEDNAGRKDARGEGWELRTDGHGVARSAKGMLITTEGRSNAASHMKDMGETVQRLTSARDQHETLAEMAQQAGAQEKQGQQADVAQILKTQNEAIKGGTAKEGSFPELAQPHLVLASPAGIETTTAQSTHIASDEHTAITTGKSLSIASGDSLFASITNTFRLFVQKTGMKMVAAAGDVDMQTLSDSINLLAKLNITQTANTITITAKEEVVINGGGSYGKFNAGGIEHGTNGNYVAHAATHSLPGAKNLAIKMPEFPHVAMPGVFNEYFHIAEEGTGKKLANIPYTLARHSTGETIEGVTATNGKTQLAGTEKKSDDLHFFYTGDKKENHGW, encoded by the coding sequence ATGAGCAACATACTTCAGAGCCTGCAAAGCCTCATTAGCGGGCGCCAGACCAACCGTATCCTGCGCCTGTCCTTTCCCCACGATGATGGCCCATCTGCGCAGCTGCTGGTCAACAAGCTCGATGCGGTGGAAAGCCTGTCGCGTGATTTTGAATTTACCGTAGAGCTGCTGTCCGATGATGCCAGCCTGGCGCTCAAGGATTTGCAAGGCAAGCTGTTTAACGTAGAACTGGTGCGCGCCGACGGCAGCCTGCGCTACTTCAGCGGCTACTGCTTTGAATTCCGCCTGGTGAAGACCGACGGCAGCATCAGTTTTTATCAGGCCAAACTCGGCCCCTGGTTGCACTACCTGCGCCTGCGCCAGGACAACTACATCTTCCACGGCAAGACCCTGCGCGAGCAGACCGAGAGCATCTTCAGCGATTACGGCACCCATCCCGACTGGGATGTGCGGGTGCGCGGCGAAGATGTGGCAATGACCGACGCCTGCCAGTTCAACGAGAGCGATTTCAATTACCTGCACCGGCGCTGGGAAGCGGCCGGCTGGTCGTACTGGTATGAACATACTGACAAGGGTCACAAGCTGATCCTGACCGACGACACCACCCAGGCAGCAGCGATCGACAACGGCCCCGAGATCCGCTTCCAGCGCCATGGCGGTGCGATTGAGGAAGACGGCATCGGCGACTGGTCGCCGGTGCGCCAGATCGTGCCCGGCAGCGTCAGCCTGGCAGGGTTTAATTTTAAAAGTCCGGTGCCCAGTAACGTCGGTGTGCCGACCCTGAACAAGCAGGGCGATGTCCTCAATATCGAATCCTACGAATACACCGGCACCTATGGCTATAAAGGTAGCCAGGATGGCGACAAGCAGGCGCAGCTGCGCATGGAAGAGATCGAGGCAGCCGGTAAACACTTTGAAGCCAAAGGCAATAACCGCTCGGTACTGCCGGGACGGTATTTCCGTTTAAGCAATCATTTTGCCTTCAATCCCTTCGGCAGCCATGAAGAAGCCGGTAAAAGCGAATTCCTGATCCTCACCGTCCACCACAAGGCGACCAACAATTATCTGCAGCAGGCCAGCGACAAGGCCGATTACAGCAACGCATTAACCTGCATCCGTAAAACCATCCCCTGGCGTCCAGGCCGCGGTTTTAACAGCACTGCCACCAGGATCCAGGCGCCACAGACCGCGACCGTGGTCGGACCTTCCGGCCAGGACAGCATCTATACCGATGAATACGGCCGTATCCGTGTCCAGTTCCACTGGGACCGGATCGGCAACAACGATGAAAAGAGCTCGGCCTGGATCCGTGTTGCCTCCGGCTGGGCCGGCAGCGAACTGGGAGCGGCGGCGATTCCCCGGGTCGGCAGCGAAGTGATCGTGCAATGGCTCGATGGCAACCCTGACCGGCCCCTGATTACCGGCAGCGTCTATAACCAGCGCAACATGCCGCCCTGGAAGCTGGCGACCCAGCAATCGTTGATGGGCCTCAGAAGCCGTGAGCTGACCCCGAATGGCGGCAACCAGGCAGGGGGTCGCAGCAACCACCTGATCCTGGACGACACCAACGCCAAGATCCAGGCCCAATTAAAGAGCGATCACCAGCACAGCCAGCTCAGCCTGGGCAACATCACCCGCATTGAAGACAATGCCGGCCGCAAGGATGCACGCGGCGAAGGCTGGGAACTGAGAACCGATGGTCATGGCGTGGCCCGTTCAGCGAAAGGCATGCTGATCACCACTGAAGGGCGCAGCAATGCGGCTTCGCACATGAAGGATATGGGCGAGACGGTGCAAAGGCTTACCTCTGCGCGCGACCAGCACGAGACGCTGGCGGAGATGGCGCAGCAGGCGGGGGCGCAGGAGAAGCAGGGTCAGCAGGCCGATGTTGCGCAGATTCTCAAGACGCAGAATGAGGCAATCAAGGGTGGCACAGCAAAAGAGGGCAGTTTCCCGGAACTGGCCCAACCGCATCTGGTGCTGGCCAGTCCCGCCGGCATAGAAACCACCACCGCGCAATCGACGCACATTGCCAGCGATGAGCACACCGCCATCACTACCGGCAAGAGTCTGTCCATTGCCAGTGGCGATAGCCTGTTTGCCAGTATTACGAATACTTTCCGCTTGTTTGTACAAAAAACGGGAATGAAAATGGTCGCAGCTGCCGGCGATGTGGATATGCAGACTCTCTCAGACAGCATCAACCTGCTGGCCAAGTTGAACATCACGCAAACTGCAAACACCATTACCATTACCGCCAAAGAAGAGGTAGTGATCAATGGCGGAGGCAGTTACGGGAAATTCAATGCCGGCGGCATCGAGCACGGTACTAACGGCAATTATGTCGCCCATGCAGCTACGCACAGCTTGCCAGGAGCGAAAAATCTGGCCATCAAAATGCCTGAGTTCCCTCACGTAGCTATGCCTGGCGTGTTCAATGAATATTTTCATATCGCTGAAGAAGGCACGGGAAAAAAATTGGCCAACATACCGTACACTCTCGCACGTCATTCAACAGGTGAGACGATAGAAGGAGTAACCGCCACAAATGGCAAGACACAATTAGCTGGCACTGAAAAAAAATCCGACGATCTGCATTTCTTCTATACAGGTGATAAAAAGGAAAATCATGGCTGGTGA
- a CDS encoding VOC family protein, whose protein sequence is MIHIREIDHIVLRVTDLEQMLRFYCDALGCTVDRRLDNIGLVQLRAGSAMLDLVPVDGKLGSVGGAAPGKEGRNLDHFCFRVEPFDEATIRAHLVAHGVAAGELESRNGAEGEGPSIYVTDPEGNVVELKGPPYD, encoded by the coding sequence ATGATACATATCCGTGAAATCGACCACATCGTATTGCGCGTGACCGATCTTGAACAGATGCTGCGCTTTTACTGCGACGCGCTCGGCTGCACTGTTGACCGTCGCCTGGACAATATCGGCCTGGTCCAGCTGCGCGCCGGCAGCGCCATGCTCGACCTGGTGCCGGTCGATGGCAAGCTTGGCAGTGTGGGCGGCGCGGCGCCGGGGAAGGAAGGGCGCAACCTCGATCATTTCTGCTTTCGGGTTGAACCCTTCGACGAAGCGACGATTCGCGCGCATCTTGTTGCGCATGGCGTAGCGGCTGGCGAGCTTGAGTCAAGAAACGGGGCGGAAGGGGAAGGGCCGTCGATTTATGTCACGGATCCGGAGGGGAATGTGGTTGAGCTCAAGGGGCCGCCGTATGATTGA
- a CDS encoding MaoC family dehydratase, translating into MNEHSAKPQPGLYLDDLKTGDRFSSAEHTLDEQQILEFARQFDPQPFHLSDAAAKGTLFGGLAASGWHTAAITMRLLVTSGMPLQDGIIGAGGEISWPQATRAGDILRVESEIMEITPSRSRPDRGMVKLRSETRNQRGEVLQLFVSKLVVFRKPAAA; encoded by the coding sequence ATGAACGAACACAGCGCCAAGCCGCAGCCCGGGCTCTACCTGGACGACCTGAAAACCGGCGACCGCTTCAGCAGCGCCGAACACACGCTGGACGAACAGCAGATCCTGGAGTTCGCCCGCCAGTTCGATCCCCAGCCTTTCCACTTGAGCGACGCCGCCGCCAAAGGCACCCTGTTCGGCGGCCTGGCGGCCAGCGGCTGGCATACCGCGGCCATCACCATGCGCCTGCTGGTCACCAGCGGCATGCCGCTGCAGGACGGCATCATCGGCGCCGGCGGCGAAATCAGTTGGCCGCAAGCAACCCGCGCCGGCGACATCCTGCGCGTGGAAAGCGAAATCATGGAAATCACGCCATCGCGTTCACGGCCGGACCGCGGCATGGTCAAACTGCGCAGCGAAACCCGCAACCAGCGCGGCGAAGTGCTGCAGCTGTTCGTGTCGAAGCTGGTGGTGTTCCGCAAACCGGCGGCTGCGTGA